In Haloterrigena alkaliphila, a single genomic region encodes these proteins:
- a CDS encoding aminotransferase class V-fold PLP-dependent enzyme, whose protein sequence is MQPSTTMTPTELRADIPALQEGTYLNFGAHGPSPKYVVDAADEFVREHEYESPVGDHPYETAFRAFDRTRERVASFVGSDTDEIALTESTTAGINAVANAIDWQPGDVVVRTDIEHPAGILPWQRLEREGVEVRVVETEAGRVDLERFAEAVADARVACFSAVTWTHGTRLPVAELVDIAHDAGALALVDAVQVPGQLPMDVREWSADAVAAAGHKWLLGLWGGGFLYVDRDVAEGLEPRTVGYRSVETPSADPYEYAAGARRFEVGSANPAPHVALREAIDVIDEVGIDRIEDRVHRLAGRLADGVPDDRLLSPSPPESGLVTIDVDDPEATVERLTADGIVVRALPSPNAIRASVHAVNTPGDVDRLLGGLEREW, encoded by the coding sequence ACGCCAACCGAACTCAGGGCGGATATCCCCGCCCTGCAGGAGGGAACCTATCTCAACTTCGGCGCTCACGGTCCAAGTCCGAAATACGTCGTCGATGCCGCCGACGAGTTCGTCCGCGAGCACGAGTACGAGTCGCCGGTCGGCGACCACCCCTACGAGACGGCGTTTCGAGCCTTCGACCGCACTCGAGAGCGAGTCGCGTCGTTCGTCGGCTCCGACACGGACGAGATAGCGCTCACCGAAAGCACGACGGCCGGGATCAACGCCGTCGCCAACGCGATCGACTGGCAGCCCGGCGACGTCGTGGTCCGGACGGACATCGAGCACCCCGCCGGAATCCTCCCGTGGCAACGCCTCGAGCGAGAAGGTGTCGAGGTCCGAGTCGTCGAGACCGAAGCTGGTCGCGTCGATCTCGAGCGCTTCGCCGAGGCCGTCGCGGATGCCAGAGTCGCCTGCTTCAGCGCGGTCACGTGGACCCACGGGACGCGGCTGCCGGTGGCGGAACTGGTCGATATCGCCCACGACGCCGGCGCGCTCGCGCTCGTCGACGCCGTCCAGGTCCCTGGACAGCTGCCGATGGACGTCCGGGAGTGGAGCGCCGACGCGGTCGCCGCCGCGGGGCACAAGTGGCTGCTGGGGTTATGGGGCGGCGGCTTTCTCTACGTCGACCGCGACGTCGCCGAAGGCCTCGAGCCGCGGACGGTCGGCTATCGAAGCGTCGAGACGCCGTCCGCCGATCCCTACGAGTACGCGGCCGGCGCACGTCGGTTCGAAGTCGGGTCAGCGAACCCGGCACCCCACGTTGCGCTTCGGGAAGCAATCGACGTGATCGACGAAGTTGGGATCGACCGGATCGAAGACCGTGTCCACCGTCTCGCTGGCCGGCTGGCCGACGGCGTCCCCGACGACCGGCTACTCAGTCCGTCGCCACCGGAATCGGGACTCGTGACGATCGACGTCGACGATCCGGAGGCGACGGTCGAACGGCTGACCGCCGACGGGATCGTCGTCCGGGCCCTGCCGTCGCCGAACGCGATTCGGGCGTCCGTCCACGCGGTCAACACTCCCGGGGACGTCGACCGACTGCTCGGGGGACTGGAGCGCGAGTGGTAG